Proteins encoded together in one Balaenoptera musculus isolate JJ_BM4_2016_0621 chromosome 6, mBalMus1.pri.v3, whole genome shotgun sequence window:
- the LOC118896346 gene encoding transcription factor TFIIIB component B'' homolog, whose protein sequence is MLRRARLSVKPNVRPGAGARGSTAPNPQREREAPRLPEPAVASVPKPAESTDVPPVDCGEAEPREKTPKSSDEKTDGGKDVEESSKSSSTISQRRKQVSSTFSLVKPSVSVPSEPHPLSTVNQEAPQPNPVPTKEKQPCSDRYRIYKAQKLREMLKEELRKEKKQWKNKYAVNESQRPPDGSKMTMRDFIYYLPDNNPMTSSLEQEKKTEKSLTPVQTREQEGKSTPDGEDNEEIEEEMDDGPLLVPRVKVAEDGSIILDEESLTVEVLRTKGPCVVEEKDSIFERGSTTTYSSLRKNYYSKPWSNKETDMFFLAISMVGTEFSMIGQLFPHRARIEIKVK, encoded by the coding sequence ATGCTCCGCAGGGCACGCCTTAGTGTGAAGCCCAATGTCAGGCCTGGAGCAGGCGCCAGGGGCTCCACCGCCCCCAATCCACAGCGTGAACGAGAGGCTCCCAGGCTGCCGGAGCCTGCAGTGGCCTCTGTCCCGAAGCCAGCGGAATCCACAGATGTGCCCCCGGTGGATTGCGGGGAAGCGGAGCCCCGAGAAAAGACTCCCAAGAGCAGTGATGAAAAGACTGATGGTGGGAAGGATGTTGAAGAATCCAGTAAATCTTCCTCTaccatttcacagagaagaaagcaagTATCAAGTACTTTTAGTCTGGTTAAACCTAGTGTCAGCGTTCCTTCAGAACCTCATCCTTTATCTACAGTTAATCAAGAAGCTCCACAGCCAAACCCTGTTccaacaaaagagaaacagccaTGCTCAGACAGATACCGGATATATAAAGCCCAGAAACTgagagaaatgttaaaagaagaattgaggaaagagaagaagcaatggaaaaacaaatatgCTGTAAATGAAAGTCAGAGGCCACCAGATGGTTCCAAAATGACTATGAGAGACTTCATATATTACCTGCCAGATAACAATCCAATGACTTCTTCACtggagcaagaaaagaaaactgaaaaatcattGACACCAGTCCAGACAAGAGAGCAAGAAGGTAAGAGTACTCCTGATGGTGAAgataatgaagaaatagaagaggaGATGGATGATGGGCCATTGCTGGTTCCTCGAGTAAAAGTGGCAGAAGATGGTTCTATTATTTTGGATGAAGAAAGTTTAACTGTAGAAGTTTTAAGGACGAAAGGCCCCTGTGTTGTTGAGGAAAAAGACTCCATATTTGAGCGTGGTTCTACTACTACGTACTCCAGCTTGAGGAAAAACTATTACTCGAAACCATGGTcaaataaagaaacagatatGTTTTTTTTGGCCATCAGCATGGTAGGAACTGAATTTTCTATGATTGGACAGCTTTTTCCTCACAGAGCAAGGATAGAAATTAAGGTAAAGTAA